In the genome of Thermoproteus tenax Kra 1, the window AACTCTTGGTCCATCCTTCTGTCTATCTTTATAATATAGTCTAGACGTTTGACGCCCATGGCCTCAAGCCTGGCCTCGATTCTCTTGAGTATCTCGGCCAACGTAGCGTAGTCGTCCAGCTCTATGTCGGTGAACCCCGCCGCGGTCCTGTACTTAACGCCGAGCTCCCTTAGGACCTCGGTCGCCGCCCTGACGTAGGACGAGAGGTGCGTCGAGCCGGTCCCCAGAGGCGTCACTGATAGGCTCACTACCATCTTGGCCATGTGATGAGAATAGTCCCCCTTTTTAGCGTTTATCCTCTCTAAAAATTTAAATAGATAAATAATTACTATTATGAGCTGGAGACCTGTAGAAAACATAGAAAGGGACCTTGAAAAAGCGGAGGAAAACTCTGCATTGTACGGCGGAATATTAGTGAAAGGCGGCAACGTTGTTGAGATAAGTACGGGCGTCATAATTGCGGCGAGGTTCGCCGACAAGCTACGCAGAGCCGCCTTTGCCGCGTTCAAAAATATGGTGAAACAAGAGGAGATACTGAAGTCTGTGGCGGATCTTAACAGGTCGTTATACGAAAAGCTAGTGGCAATGGGCATAGGGAAGCTCGACATAATCAGGATATCGGTCGAGGCAAAGGTCGAGGACGGCAGACTGACCTTCGGAGAGCCCCGCGTTGAACACTTCGTGCCCAGCACTAGGGTGAAGGAGCTCCAAGACCAACTCGAGAGCTGTAAGGCTCTGTTGCAAGGCTTGAAGAGCAAGTTAGAGGACGTCCTAAAGGAGCTGGCCTAACAGCTTCGCAGAGCCTCTCTGAACTCTCTGGCTAGAGATGGGTTTTTCATCAACGCCGTGCCGATGAGAACGCCGCGTGCCCCCTTCCTGCACACGGCTCTCACTTGATGCGGCTCTGTTATTCCGCTCTCTACGATGAAGTCGGCCTTGCCCCGCACCCTCTCGGCGATCTCAAGAGCTCTCTCTAATGAGACAGCCAAAGTGTTGAGGTCCCTCGAGTTTATTCCCAAGAGCACGTCGCCCAACTCTACGGCCTCTAGGGCCTCTTGAACTGACCCCACCTCAACCAACGGCGTAAGGCCGCGCGACTTTGTATATCCATAGAGCTCTGCTGTTCTCTCTCCCGCGAATTTATATATTATCAGAACTGCGTCTGCGCCGTAGCCGTAGGCCACGTCTATCTGCTCCCGATAGGCCACGAAGTCCTTGGCCAACACGGGCCTTAAGCTCTTAGCCAAGTGCACAAAGCGCCAGTCACCCAAAAACCAGAACGGCTCAGTTAACACTGAGAACGCTTGGACATATTGGGCCACTGAGCTGAAGTACTCCCACGGAGGTAGATCTAATCTGACGATGCCCGTGGGAGATGCCCGTTTGTACTCGGCTATTATCCCGAAGTCTCCCAACGCCTTCCGGAAGTCTTGTACAGGCACCTCCCTTTCCACAATCCTCTCGCGCCTATACTTCAACGAATCTCTGACCTTCTCCAAAAAACTCATATCTTGTCCAAGAAGTTCTTGATAATTTGTCTTCCGTAATCTGTCCCCACAGACTCTGGATGGAACTGTACCCCGAACGTCTTGTACTCTACATGGCGCAAGCCCATTATCTCTCCATCGTCCAAGGACACGGCCTCCACAACTAGGGAACTAGGCACCTCGTCCACCACGAGGCTGTGGTACCTCATGCCGTAGAACACTTCGGGCACTCCGTCGTAGAGCGCTCCTCCCATATGTTTTATCGGGCTCCTCTTTCCGTGTTTTATTGTCCTCGCATGCCTTATCCTTCCTCCGAACACCGAGCCTATTATCTGATGCCCTAGACATACCCCCAATATGGGAATTCTGGGCGCATATCTCTTGACAACCTCTCTGGATATCCCCACATCCCGCGGGTTCTCCGGATGTCCAGGGCCCGGCGAGATTATTATGCGGTCAGGCCTTATCC includes:
- a CDS encoding MTH1187 family thiamine-binding protein, which produces MAKMVVSLSVTPLGTGSTHLSSYVRAATEVLRELGVKYRTAAGFTDIELDDYATLAEILKRIEARLEAMGVKRLDYIIKIDRRMDQELTIEGKIAKVER
- a CDS encoding DUF2258 domain-containing protein, giving the protein MSWRPVENIERDLEKAEENSALYGGILVKGGNVVEISTGVIIAARFADKLRRAAFAAFKNMVKQEEILKSVADLNRSLYEKLVAMGIGKLDIIRISVEAKVEDGRLTFGEPRVEHFVPSTRVKELQDQLESCKALLQGLKSKLEDVLKELA
- a CDS encoding indole-3-glycerol-phosphate synthase codes for the protein MSFLEKVRDSLKYRRERIVEREVPVQDFRKALGDFGIIAEYKRASPTGIVRLDLPPWEYFSSVAQYVQAFSVLTEPFWFLGDWRFVHLAKSLRPVLAKDFVAYREQIDVAYGYGADAVLIIYKFAGERTAELYGYTKSRGLTPLVEVGSVQEALEAVELGDVLLGINSRDLNTLAVSLERALEIAERVRGKADFIVESGITEPHQVRAVCRKGARGVLIGTALMKNPSLAREFREALRSC
- a CDS encoding anthranilate synthase component II, whose product is MDVTLIIDNYDSFTYNIAQYVGELGSRPIVLRNDEITISAIERIRPDRIIISPGPGHPENPRDVGISREVVKRYAPRIPILGVCLGHQIIGSVFGGRIRHARTIKHGKRSPIKHMGGALYDGVPEVFYGMRYHSLVVDEVPSSLVVEAVSLDDGEIMGLRHVEYKTFGVQFHPESVGTDYGRQIIKNFLDKI